A stretch of DNA from Arvicola amphibius unplaced genomic scaffold, mArvAmp1.2, whole genome shotgun sequence:
TCAGGACTCAGTGCTTGGTGCTCCGTGCTTTGTGCTCAGTGCTTTGTGCTTAGTGCGTTGTGCTCagtgcttggtgctcagtgctCAGTGCTTTGTACTCAGTGCTCGGCGCTTGGTGCTCAGTGCTTGGTGCTCGGTCGTCTGTACTTggtgcttggtgctcagtgcctggtgcttggtgctcagtgctCGGTGCTCGGTCCTCTGTACTTggtgcttggtgctcagtgctctgtgcttggtgctcagtgctTTGTGCTCGGTGCTCAGTGCTCtgtgcttggtgctcagtgctCAGTACCCAGTGCTCAGTGCTTTGTACTCAGTGCTCGGCGCTTGGTGCTCAGTGCCCGGTGCTTGGTGCTCGGTGCTGTGTGCTCagtgcttggtgctcagtgccTGGTGCTTGGTGGTCAGTGCTTTGTGCTCAGTGCCCGGTGCTCAGTGCTCGGTGCTCGGTCCTCTGTACTTGGTGCTTGGTGCTCATTGCCTggtgcttggtgctcagtgctTTGTGCTCGGTGCTCAGTGCTCtgtgcttggtgctcagtgctCAGTGCTCAGTACCCAGTGCTCAGTGCTTTGTACTCAGTGCTCGGCGCTTGGTGCTCAGTACCTGGTGCTCGGCGCTTGGTGCTCGTGCTTTGTACTCAGTGCTTTGTACTCAGTGCTCGGTGCTCGGTCCTCTGTGCTTggtgcttggtgctcagtgccTGGTGCTTGGTGGTCAGTGCTTTGTGCTCAGTGCCCGGTGCTCCgtgcttggtgctcagtgctTTGTACTCAGTGCTCGGTGCTCATTGCTCAGTGCTTTGTACTCagtgcttggtgctcagtgccCAGTGCTTGGTGCTAAGTGCTCAGTGCTTTGTACTCagtgcttggtgctcagtgccCAGTGCTTGGTGCTCGGTGCTGTGTGCTCAGTGCTTTGTACTCAGTGCTCggtgcttggtgctcagtgccCAGTGCTTGGTGCTAAGTGCTCAGTGCTTTGTACTCAGTGCTCggtgcttggtgctcagtgctTGATGCACGGTGCTTGGTGCCCAATGCCCGGTACTCGGTGCTCGATGCTTTGTGCTCGGTGCTCAGTGCTTTGTACTCAGTGCTTGGTGCTCAGGGCTTGGTGCTTAGTGCCAGATGCTAGGTGCTCggtgcttggtgctcagtgccCGGTGCTCAGTACTTGGTGCTCAGTGCTTGGTGCTCATTACCCGGTGCTCAGTGCCCAGTGCTCGGTGCTTGGTGCTCGGTGCTCGGTGCCTGGTGCTCagtgcttggtgctcagtgctTGGTGCTCAGTACTTGGTCCttggtgctcagtgattggtgcTCTGTGCTTGGTGCTAAGTGCTTGGTGTTCATTGTTCAGTGCTAAGTGTATGGTGCTCAGTGCTCGGTACTCTGTGCTTagtgcttggtgctcagtgccCTGGGTGCTCAGTGCCCTGGGTGCTCGATGCTAAGTCCTCTTTTCTTCCAGATCCGACCTCGAAGCCCAGCGGGGGTGAGTGATGTCATCTGGGGGCCTGGGAAGGTGAGGGTGCTCAATACTCAGTCCCCCTCGGGTGCTATGCTGAGTCCTCCCATGCTGTGGGTGCTGCGCTGATTTCTCTTTCCCCAGGTCTCTACCCGAAGCTCCCAGTGGACCCGCTGCCCTCGGACCCACACGGCGGAGGTAAAGTCATGGGTGCTGCGCTGAGTTTCCCAGGTGCTGGGTGCTACGCTGAGTCCCCATCCCGGGTGTTCTGCTGAGACCTCCTGCGCCGTGGGTGCTGCAGTGAGTACACTGGGTGCTGCGCTGAGTCCTCTTGGGTGCTGAGTGCTGCGCTGTGTCCCTATCCCAGGTGGTGTGCTCCGTCTTCCCGCCCTGTGGGTGCTGTGCTAAGTTCTCCCCGGGTGCTCTGCAGGGTCCCCTGGGTGGGGTGCTGAGTCCTTCCCTCCCAGTGGTGCTGTACTGAGTCCTCTTGGGTGCTGGTGCTGCACTGAGTCCTCTCAGGTGTTGAGCCGAGTCCCCATCCCGAGTGTTGCGCTGAGTCCTCCTGCCCCGTGGGTGCTGTGCTGAGTCCTCTCTCCCCACAGGTGTCTACCCCCCACCCAGGCCCCGCCCACAGCCTCAGCCCCGCCCACAGCCTCAGCCCCGCCCACAGCCTCAGCCCCGCCCACAGCCGAGCGACACCAATGGCTTCGGAGGTGAGGGGATTACATATGCAAATTTATTCAAATCGTATGCGAGGATACGCAAATTCCGGCACAGTTTCCCGTGGGCCTCTGCATTCAAATTTATTCAAATGCCATGCAAATACACTCAGGCCCACGCTGCTTTGTGCCTGGAGGGGGCGGGGGCTCATTATTTACACATTCAGATTTATGCAAATGAGGGAGAAGGCCATTGAGACCGCGGGTATTTGTTATTCATACATGCAAATTCATTTGGGAGGCGCATTTCCGGTCGCTGGTGCTCGGAATGCTGGGAATTGTAGTATTAGACgcctacttcctgtctctgctacAAAGGcatctgggaaatgtagtcttagACAGCCACTTCCGGTCATTGCCACAGAGGATCCTGGGAAATGGAGTCCCGGAAGCCCAGTTCCAGTCCCCACcacagaggattctgggaaatgtagttcccccctccccccagagctGCTACAATTCAAGGCcgcagaggactctgggaaaaggACACGATCCCAGGGCATGCAAATTTATGCAAATAGGAGGGGGACCACACCGCAGATTATTCGGTTGTGCAAATTTATTCAAATGAGATGCAAAGGAGGTTTGGTTCCTGCCGCATGCAGATTGACTCGGATATGCAAATGCGGCCCCAGAAGACATCAAAGATTGGGGCGGGGCCTATGCATATCTATGCAGATTTATGCAAATGACCAGGGCGGCCTTCAGTCCTTAATGTGTTCCTGAGTGTCCAGAAAAACAGGAAGTGACGCCTAGCAGACAGGAAGTGACACCCTGAAGTACAGGAAGTGACAACCTGAGAACAGGAAGTGACCCCTGAGAACAGGAAGTGACCCCCATAAACAGGAAGTGATATGTCCCATGACTATCCCAGCCCAGCCCactcacttccttttcttccccaacaGGAAGTGGAGGATACGGCGGCCATGACACCCAAGGTGAGAGCGGAGGGAGGGGCACCCAGAGGGGGTGGGACTTCCTGTCCACCGCCCCATCTGTCCGTCACCCTCCCGCCCCGCCCCTTCCcgctgtgactcagtttcctccgCAGGCGGCCTCGCCCCTACGACGCACGACGACGCCCAGGGTGAGTGTGCGACCCCGCGGTGaccccccctttcccctccccacccgGCCTCTGGTCGCTCGCTCAGGTCGAGGGTCGTGACCTCTCACCCCGGCCCCCTACAGGAAACACGGTCGCGCGCATCGTCTCCCCGATCGTCTCGGTCGTCGTGGTCGCGATCGTAGGCGCTGGCGTCAGCTACTTCCGGTCCGGGCAGCGTCGGGGGTGCCTGAGGCATGGGGGTGAGCCCGCCCCTTCCTGTCCCCTGGCCCCGCCCCTTCCTGTAAAACCCTCTCCTTTTATTTGTTCCGCTCGCTCTTTATTTGTGAAGGACCCGAGGGGCAGGGCAGGAAGTGAGGCGCACGCTGGCAAGGGACGGGGCGggacttcctgttctctctctcctcccacgcAGACCCTGAGGCCATCTGACGACGTCACCCACGGCGACGACACGGGCGAAGCAATGACGTCACCCGACCCAATGTGACCCCCTGACCCCGATGTCGATGCCGGGGCGTGAATAAAGGATAAGCTCGCTCGCGAGCCATTCATTCGGTTGTTCATTAATTCATTCCTTCACTGCGTATTTCTGTCCACATCCGAGTTAGGGGCGTGGccggcggcggggggggggggacaaaaatTCGCGCGACCCCACTCCTCGACCccgccccttcctccctccctcctttcacaAATGACAGGGCCGCCATCTTTGTTCCTGGAAAAAAGTTTTAT
This window harbors:
- the Xg gene encoding glycoprotein Xg, translated to METPWPLLLLLLLWAPPRVRGDDGGDFDLADALDDPDPTSKPSGGLYPKLPVDPLPSDPHGGGVYPPPRPRPQPQPRPQPQPRPQPQPRPQPSDTNGFGGPRCFVPGGGGGSLFTHSDLCK